A genomic region of Dactylococcopsis salina PCC 8305 contains the following coding sequences:
- a CDS encoding RNA recognition motif domain-containing protein, giving the protein MSIYVGNLPYEVTEQELNEVFADYGTVKRVTIPVDRETGKVRGFGFVELESESEEVSAIEVLDGAEWMGRELRVNKARPRTENNNRSGGSGRRNRDDRY; this is encoded by the coding sequence ATGTCGATTTATGTTGGTAACTTACCTTATGAAGTTACAGAACAAGAGCTTAATGAAGTCTTTGCTGATTACGGAACGGTAAAGCGTGTTACGATTCCTGTGGATCGGGAAACTGGAAAAGTCCGAGGGTTTGGTTTCGTCGAGTTAGAATCTGAGTCTGAAGAAGTTTCAGCGATCGAAGTTCTCGATGGTGCAGAATGGATGGGGAGAGAGTTACGAGTAAATAAGGCTCGTCCTCGTACTGAAAACAACAATCGTAGTGGTGGAAGTGGGAGAAGAAACCGAGACGATCGATATTAA